One segment of Brassica napus cultivar Da-Ae chromosome C3, Da-Ae, whole genome shotgun sequence DNA contains the following:
- the LOC106378190 gene encoding putative cysteine-rich receptor-like protein kinase 39 isoform X5, with protein MIILASSLLFVLEVVNGAKCFGSLAGNSSYAQNRRDLFSTLANKVVTNGGFYNASLGQYPNTVYALGFCEKYYEQKACLRCLESLALDTETSCGNITKSFVWSSDDEDRFWCLVRSSNQPFGNLELIPPLIEADPDHIEPSKDMTLFMQQWESAVNKTLETATQANTSSVHKYYSAIHAHFTEFPNVNMAMQCTPDITSQDCKQCLGDCVEYFREQFRGRAGGMASFPSCLFRWDNVTSMPALPRPPAQEKRPSSIPEKKGRCTHREIITTIVVATFINLLVFVGFYKVNARRRKLNNGINLGGAEYSDSDGQFMLPYDLGTILSATADFSPENKLGQGGFGTVYKGILLNGKEIAVKRLTRGSEGGIEFRNEVSILTRVQHTNLVKLLGFCNEGDEKILVYEFVPNSSLDRFIFDEEKRSLLTWEVRLKIIEGVARGLVYLHEDSQLKIIHRDLKAGNILLDAEMNPKVADFGTARLFDTDETRDETKRIAGTRGYMAPEYLNYGQISAKSDVYSFGVVLLEMISGQRNNSFEGEGIAAFVISLHGRDGLKEGLRL; from the exons ATGATCATCCtcgcttcttctcttctctttgtcCTCGAAGTTGTTAATGGCGCCAAGTGTTTCGGAAGCTTAGCCGGCAACAGCAGCTACGCTCAGAATCGCCGTGATCTCTTCTCTACTCTTGCTAATAAAGTCGTCACTAACGGCGGATTCTACAACGCTTCACTCGGCCAATATCCCAACACAGTTTACGCTCTTGGCTTCTGCGAAAAATACTACGAGCAAAAAGCTTGTCTCCGTTGTCTCGAAAGCTTGGCTCTGGATACAGAAACGAGTTGTGGAAACATCACGAAATCCTTCGTTTGGAGCAGTGACGATGAAGACCGTTTTTGGTGTCTTGTACGTTCCTCAAACCAACCTTTTGGGAATTTGGAGCTTATACCTCCTTTAATAGAGGCAGATCCAGATCATATTGAGCCATCTAAAGACATGACACTTTTCATGCAACAGTGGGAATCAGCGGTTAATAAGACCCTCGAGACTGCCACACAAGCTAATACTTCCTCGGTACATAAGTACTATAGTGCCATACACGCCCATTTCACAGAGTTTCCGAATGTTAACATGGCGATGCAATGCACACCCGACATAACTTCCCAAGATTGCAAGCAATGTTTGGGGGATTGTGTGGAGTACTTTAGAGAACAGTTTAGGGGAAGAGCAGGGGGCATGGCTAGTTTTCCGAGCTGTTTATTCAGATGGGATAACGTTACAAGTATGCCTGCACTTCCTCGACCTCCGGCTCAAGAAAAGCGGCCGAGCTCTATACCAGAAAAGAAAG GAAGGTGCACGCATAGGGAAATTATCACGACAATTGTGGTTGCGACTTTCATTAATCTTTTGGTATTTGTTGGTTTCTACAAAGTCAATGCTCGGAGGAGAAAATTAAACAACGGAATAAATC ttggTGGTGCAGAATACTCTGATTCAGATGGTCAATTTATGTTACCGTATGATCTTGGTACGATCCTATCGGCAACGGCTGACTTTTCGCCTGAAAATAAGCTTGGCCAAGGTGGATTTGGTACGGTCTATAAG GGGATATTACTAAATGGGAAAGAGATAGCTGTGAAGAGATTAACCAGAGGTTCAGAAGGAGGTATAGAATTTAGGAATGAGGTTTCAATCTTGACAAGAGTCCAGCATACGAATCTTGTTAAGCTTCTTGGTTTCTGTAATGAAGGAGATGAAAAGATTCTTGTCTATGAGTTTGTCCCCAACTCAAGTCTTGACCGTTTTATCTTCG ATGAAGAGAAGCGCTCGCTTCTTACATGGGAAGTGAggttaaaaattatagaagGAGTGGCTCGAGGTCTTGTTTATCTCCATGAAGATTCTCAGCTGAAGATTATTCACCGAGACTTGAAGGCAGGCAACATCCTTTTAGATGCAGAGATGAACCCTAAAGTTGCAGATTTTGGGACAGCGAGGCTGTTTGACACTGATGAGACTCGAGATGAAACTAAACGAATAGCTGGAACACG TGGATATATGGCTCCTGAATACCTGAATTATGGACAAATCTCAGCTAAATCTGATGTATATAGCTTTGGTGTTGTGCTTTTAGAGATGATAAGTGGTCAAAGAAATAATAGCTTTGAAGGAGAAGGAATTGCAGCCTTTGTAAtttcttt GCACGGAAGAGATGGGCTGAAGGAAGGCCTGAGGTTATAA
- the LOC106378190 gene encoding putative cysteine-rich receptor-like protein kinase 39 isoform X1, whose translation MIILASSLLFVLEVVNGAKCFGSLAGNSSYAQNRRDLFSTLANKVVTNGGFYNASLGQYPNTVYALGFCEKYYEQKACLRCLESLALDTETSCGNITKSFVWSSDDEDRFWCLVRSSNQPFGNLELIPPLIEADPDHIEPSKDMTLFMQQWESAVNKTLETATQANTSSVHKYYSAIHAHFTEFPNVNMAMQCTPDITSQDCKQCLGDCVEYFREQFRGRAGGMASFPSCLFRWDNVTSMPALPRPPAQEKRPSSIPEKKGRCTHREIITTIVVATFINLLVFVGFYKVNARRRKLNNGINLGGAEYSDSDGQFMLPYDLGTILSATADFSPENKLGQGGFGTVYKGILLNGKEIAVKRLTRGSEGGIEFRNEVSILTRVQHTNLVKLLGFCNEGDEKILVYEFVPNSSLDRFIFDEEKRSLLTWEVRLKIIEGVARGLVYLHEDSQLKIIHRDLKAGNILLDAEMNPKVADFGTARLFDTDETRDETKRIAGTRGYMAPEYLNYGQISAKSDVYSFGVVLLEMISGQRNNSFEGEGIAAFARKRWAEGRPEVIIDPLLGEKPSNKIIKLIQTGLLCVQQNATKRPTMSTVIVWLGSESTITIHSTKTPASTSSHSQSEDGTMSMSNVFTDLSCR comes from the exons ATGATCATCCtcgcttcttctcttctctttgtcCTCGAAGTTGTTAATGGCGCCAAGTGTTTCGGAAGCTTAGCCGGCAACAGCAGCTACGCTCAGAATCGCCGTGATCTCTTCTCTACTCTTGCTAATAAAGTCGTCACTAACGGCGGATTCTACAACGCTTCACTCGGCCAATATCCCAACACAGTTTACGCTCTTGGCTTCTGCGAAAAATACTACGAGCAAAAAGCTTGTCTCCGTTGTCTCGAAAGCTTGGCTCTGGATACAGAAACGAGTTGTGGAAACATCACGAAATCCTTCGTTTGGAGCAGTGACGATGAAGACCGTTTTTGGTGTCTTGTACGTTCCTCAAACCAACCTTTTGGGAATTTGGAGCTTATACCTCCTTTAATAGAGGCAGATCCAGATCATATTGAGCCATCTAAAGACATGACACTTTTCATGCAACAGTGGGAATCAGCGGTTAATAAGACCCTCGAGACTGCCACACAAGCTAATACTTCCTCGGTACATAAGTACTATAGTGCCATACACGCCCATTTCACAGAGTTTCCGAATGTTAACATGGCGATGCAATGCACACCCGACATAACTTCCCAAGATTGCAAGCAATGTTTGGGGGATTGTGTGGAGTACTTTAGAGAACAGTTTAGGGGAAGAGCAGGGGGCATGGCTAGTTTTCCGAGCTGTTTATTCAGATGGGATAACGTTACAAGTATGCCTGCACTTCCTCGACCTCCGGCTCAAGAAAAGCGGCCGAGCTCTATACCAGAAAAGAAAG GAAGGTGCACGCATAGGGAAATTATCACGACAATTGTGGTTGCGACTTTCATTAATCTTTTGGTATTTGTTGGTTTCTACAAAGTCAATGCTCGGAGGAGAAAATTAAACAACGGAATAAATC ttggTGGTGCAGAATACTCTGATTCAGATGGTCAATTTATGTTACCGTATGATCTTGGTACGATCCTATCGGCAACGGCTGACTTTTCGCCTGAAAATAAGCTTGGCCAAGGTGGATTTGGTACGGTCTATAAG GGGATATTACTAAATGGGAAAGAGATAGCTGTGAAGAGATTAACCAGAGGTTCAGAAGGAGGTATAGAATTTAGGAATGAGGTTTCAATCTTGACAAGAGTCCAGCATACGAATCTTGTTAAGCTTCTTGGTTTCTGTAATGAAGGAGATGAAAAGATTCTTGTCTATGAGTTTGTCCCCAACTCAAGTCTTGACCGTTTTATCTTCG ATGAAGAGAAGCGCTCGCTTCTTACATGGGAAGTGAggttaaaaattatagaagGAGTGGCTCGAGGTCTTGTTTATCTCCATGAAGATTCTCAGCTGAAGATTATTCACCGAGACTTGAAGGCAGGCAACATCCTTTTAGATGCAGAGATGAACCCTAAAGTTGCAGATTTTGGGACAGCGAGGCTGTTTGACACTGATGAGACTCGAGATGAAACTAAACGAATAGCTGGAACACG TGGATATATGGCTCCTGAATACCTGAATTATGGACAAATCTCAGCTAAATCTGATGTATATAGCTTTGGTGTTGTGCTTTTAGAGATGATAAGTGGTCAAAGAAATAATAGCTTTGAAGGAGAAGGAATTGCAGCCTTT GCACGGAAGAGATGGGCTGAAGGAAGGCCTGAGGTTATAATTGATCCTTTATTGGGAGAGAAGCCGAGTAACAAGATCATTAAGTTGATTCAGACAGGTCTGTTGTGTGTTCAACAGAATGCAACAAAGAGACCAACCATGAGCACTGTAATAGTTTGGCTTGGTAGTGAGTCGACCATCACCATTCATTCAACTAAGACTCCTGCTTCCACAAGCAGTCATTCCCAATCTGAAGATGGTACAATGTCAATGAGCAATGTCTTCACAGACTTGAGTTGTCGTTAA
- the LOC106378190 gene encoding putative cysteine-rich receptor-like protein kinase 39 isoform X3 has product MIILASSLLFVLEVVNGAKCFGSLAGNSSYAQNRRDLFSTLANKVVTNGGFYNASLGQYPNTVYALGFCEKYYEQKACLRCLESLALDTETSCGNITKSFVWSSDDEDRFWCLVRSSNQPFGNLELIPPLIEADPDHIEPSKDMTLFMQQWESAVNKTLETATQANTSSVHKYYSAIHAHFTEFPNVNMAMQCTPDITSQDCKQCLGDCVEYFREQFRGRAGGMASFPSCLFRWDNVTSMPALPRPPAQEKRPSSIPEKKGRCTHREIITTIVVATFINLLVFVGFYKVNARRRKLNNGINLGGAEYSDSDGQFMLPYDLGTILSATADFSPENKLGQGGFGTVYKGILLNGKEIAVKRLTRGSEGGDEKILVYEFVPNSSLDRFIFDEEKRSLLTWEVRLKIIEGVARGLVYLHEDSQLKIIHRDLKAGNILLDAEMNPKVADFGTARLFDTDETRDETKRIAGTRGYMAPEYLNYGQISAKSDVYSFGVVLLEMISGQRNNSFEGEGIAAFARKRWAEGRPEVIIDPLLGEKPSNKIIKLIQTGLLCVQQNATKRPTMSTVIVWLGSESTITIHSTKTPASTSSHSQSEDGTMSMSNVFTDLSCR; this is encoded by the exons ATGATCATCCtcgcttcttctcttctctttgtcCTCGAAGTTGTTAATGGCGCCAAGTGTTTCGGAAGCTTAGCCGGCAACAGCAGCTACGCTCAGAATCGCCGTGATCTCTTCTCTACTCTTGCTAATAAAGTCGTCACTAACGGCGGATTCTACAACGCTTCACTCGGCCAATATCCCAACACAGTTTACGCTCTTGGCTTCTGCGAAAAATACTACGAGCAAAAAGCTTGTCTCCGTTGTCTCGAAAGCTTGGCTCTGGATACAGAAACGAGTTGTGGAAACATCACGAAATCCTTCGTTTGGAGCAGTGACGATGAAGACCGTTTTTGGTGTCTTGTACGTTCCTCAAACCAACCTTTTGGGAATTTGGAGCTTATACCTCCTTTAATAGAGGCAGATCCAGATCATATTGAGCCATCTAAAGACATGACACTTTTCATGCAACAGTGGGAATCAGCGGTTAATAAGACCCTCGAGACTGCCACACAAGCTAATACTTCCTCGGTACATAAGTACTATAGTGCCATACACGCCCATTTCACAGAGTTTCCGAATGTTAACATGGCGATGCAATGCACACCCGACATAACTTCCCAAGATTGCAAGCAATGTTTGGGGGATTGTGTGGAGTACTTTAGAGAACAGTTTAGGGGAAGAGCAGGGGGCATGGCTAGTTTTCCGAGCTGTTTATTCAGATGGGATAACGTTACAAGTATGCCTGCACTTCCTCGACCTCCGGCTCAAGAAAAGCGGCCGAGCTCTATACCAGAAAAGAAAG GAAGGTGCACGCATAGGGAAATTATCACGACAATTGTGGTTGCGACTTTCATTAATCTTTTGGTATTTGTTGGTTTCTACAAAGTCAATGCTCGGAGGAGAAAATTAAACAACGGAATAAATC ttggTGGTGCAGAATACTCTGATTCAGATGGTCAATTTATGTTACCGTATGATCTTGGTACGATCCTATCGGCAACGGCTGACTTTTCGCCTGAAAATAAGCTTGGCCAAGGTGGATTTGGTACGGTCTATAAG GGGATATTACTAAATGGGAAAGAGATAGCTGTGAAGAGATTAACCAGAGGTTCAGAAGGAG GAGATGAAAAGATTCTTGTCTATGAGTTTGTCCCCAACTCAAGTCTTGACCGTTTTATCTTCG ATGAAGAGAAGCGCTCGCTTCTTACATGGGAAGTGAggttaaaaattatagaagGAGTGGCTCGAGGTCTTGTTTATCTCCATGAAGATTCTCAGCTGAAGATTATTCACCGAGACTTGAAGGCAGGCAACATCCTTTTAGATGCAGAGATGAACCCTAAAGTTGCAGATTTTGGGACAGCGAGGCTGTTTGACACTGATGAGACTCGAGATGAAACTAAACGAATAGCTGGAACACG TGGATATATGGCTCCTGAATACCTGAATTATGGACAAATCTCAGCTAAATCTGATGTATATAGCTTTGGTGTTGTGCTTTTAGAGATGATAAGTGGTCAAAGAAATAATAGCTTTGAAGGAGAAGGAATTGCAGCCTTT GCACGGAAGAGATGGGCTGAAGGAAGGCCTGAGGTTATAATTGATCCTTTATTGGGAGAGAAGCCGAGTAACAAGATCATTAAGTTGATTCAGACAGGTCTGTTGTGTGTTCAACAGAATGCAACAAAGAGACCAACCATGAGCACTGTAATAGTTTGGCTTGGTAGTGAGTCGACCATCACCATTCATTCAACTAAGACTCCTGCTTCCACAAGCAGTCATTCCCAATCTGAAGATGGTACAATGTCAATGAGCAATGTCTTCACAGACTTGAGTTGTCGTTAA
- the LOC106378190 gene encoding putative cysteine-rich receptor-like protein kinase 39 isoform X4, with amino-acid sequence MIILASSLLFVLEVVNGAKCFGSLAGNSSYAQNRRDLFSTLANKVVTNGGFYNASLGQYPNTVYALGFCEKYYEQKACLRCLESLALDTETSCGNITKSFVWSSDDEDRFWCLVRSSNQPFGNLELIPPLIEADPDHIEPSKDMTLFMQQWESAVNKTLETATQANTSSVHKYYSAIHAHFTEFPNVNMAMQCTPDITSQDCKQCLGDCVEYFREQFRGRAGGMASFPSCLFRWDNVTSMPALPRPPAQEKRPSSIPEKKGRCTHREIITTIVVATFINLLVFVGFYKVNARRRKLNNGINQYSDSDGQFMLPYDLGTILSATADFSPENKLGQGGFGTVYKGILLNGKEIAVKRLTRGSEGGDEKILVYEFVPNSSLDRFIFDEEKRSLLTWEVRLKIIEGVARGLVYLHEDSQLKIIHRDLKAGNILLDAEMNPKVADFGTARLFDTDETRDETKRIAGTRGYMAPEYLNYGQISAKSDVYSFGVVLLEMISGQRNNSFEGEGIAAFARKRWAEGRPEVIIDPLLGEKPSNKIIKLIQTGLLCVQQNATKRPTMSTVIVWLGSESTITIHSTKTPASTSSHSQSEDGTMSMSNVFTDLSCR; translated from the exons ATGATCATCCtcgcttcttctcttctctttgtcCTCGAAGTTGTTAATGGCGCCAAGTGTTTCGGAAGCTTAGCCGGCAACAGCAGCTACGCTCAGAATCGCCGTGATCTCTTCTCTACTCTTGCTAATAAAGTCGTCACTAACGGCGGATTCTACAACGCTTCACTCGGCCAATATCCCAACACAGTTTACGCTCTTGGCTTCTGCGAAAAATACTACGAGCAAAAAGCTTGTCTCCGTTGTCTCGAAAGCTTGGCTCTGGATACAGAAACGAGTTGTGGAAACATCACGAAATCCTTCGTTTGGAGCAGTGACGATGAAGACCGTTTTTGGTGTCTTGTACGTTCCTCAAACCAACCTTTTGGGAATTTGGAGCTTATACCTCCTTTAATAGAGGCAGATCCAGATCATATTGAGCCATCTAAAGACATGACACTTTTCATGCAACAGTGGGAATCAGCGGTTAATAAGACCCTCGAGACTGCCACACAAGCTAATACTTCCTCGGTACATAAGTACTATAGTGCCATACACGCCCATTTCACAGAGTTTCCGAATGTTAACATGGCGATGCAATGCACACCCGACATAACTTCCCAAGATTGCAAGCAATGTTTGGGGGATTGTGTGGAGTACTTTAGAGAACAGTTTAGGGGAAGAGCAGGGGGCATGGCTAGTTTTCCGAGCTGTTTATTCAGATGGGATAACGTTACAAGTATGCCTGCACTTCCTCGACCTCCGGCTCAAGAAAAGCGGCCGAGCTCTATACCAGAAAAGAAAG GAAGGTGCACGCATAGGGAAATTATCACGACAATTGTGGTTGCGACTTTCATTAATCTTTTGGTATTTGTTGGTTTCTACAAAGTCAATGCTCGGAGGAGAAAATTAAACAACGGAATAAATC AATACTCTGATTCAGATGGTCAATTTATGTTACCGTATGATCTTGGTACGATCCTATCGGCAACGGCTGACTTTTCGCCTGAAAATAAGCTTGGCCAAGGTGGATTTGGTACGGTCTATAAG GGGATATTACTAAATGGGAAAGAGATAGCTGTGAAGAGATTAACCAGAGGTTCAGAAGGAG GAGATGAAAAGATTCTTGTCTATGAGTTTGTCCCCAACTCAAGTCTTGACCGTTTTATCTTCG ATGAAGAGAAGCGCTCGCTTCTTACATGGGAAGTGAggttaaaaattatagaagGAGTGGCTCGAGGTCTTGTTTATCTCCATGAAGATTCTCAGCTGAAGATTATTCACCGAGACTTGAAGGCAGGCAACATCCTTTTAGATGCAGAGATGAACCCTAAAGTTGCAGATTTTGGGACAGCGAGGCTGTTTGACACTGATGAGACTCGAGATGAAACTAAACGAATAGCTGGAACACG TGGATATATGGCTCCTGAATACCTGAATTATGGACAAATCTCAGCTAAATCTGATGTATATAGCTTTGGTGTTGTGCTTTTAGAGATGATAAGTGGTCAAAGAAATAATAGCTTTGAAGGAGAAGGAATTGCAGCCTTT GCACGGAAGAGATGGGCTGAAGGAAGGCCTGAGGTTATAATTGATCCTTTATTGGGAGAGAAGCCGAGTAACAAGATCATTAAGTTGATTCAGACAGGTCTGTTGTGTGTTCAACAGAATGCAACAAAGAGACCAACCATGAGCACTGTAATAGTTTGGCTTGGTAGTGAGTCGACCATCACCATTCATTCAACTAAGACTCCTGCTTCCACAAGCAGTCATTCCCAATCTGAAGATGGTACAATGTCAATGAGCAATGTCTTCACAGACTTGAGTTGTCGTTAA
- the LOC106378190 gene encoding putative cysteine-rich receptor-like protein kinase 39 isoform X2 — protein MIILASSLLFVLEVVNGAKCFGSLAGNSSYAQNRRDLFSTLANKVVTNGGFYNASLGQYPNTVYALGFCEKYYEQKACLRCLESLALDTETSCGNITKSFVWSSDDEDRFWCLVRSSNQPFGNLELIPPLIEADPDHIEPSKDMTLFMQQWESAVNKTLETATQANTSSVHKYYSAIHAHFTEFPNVNMAMQCTPDITSQDCKQCLGDCVEYFREQFRGRAGGMASFPSCLFRWDNVTSMPALPRPPAQEKRPSSIPEKKGRCTHREIITTIVVATFINLLVFVGFYKVNARRRKLNNGINQYSDSDGQFMLPYDLGTILSATADFSPENKLGQGGFGTVYKGILLNGKEIAVKRLTRGSEGGIEFRNEVSILTRVQHTNLVKLLGFCNEGDEKILVYEFVPNSSLDRFIFDEEKRSLLTWEVRLKIIEGVARGLVYLHEDSQLKIIHRDLKAGNILLDAEMNPKVADFGTARLFDTDETRDETKRIAGTRGYMAPEYLNYGQISAKSDVYSFGVVLLEMISGQRNNSFEGEGIAAFARKRWAEGRPEVIIDPLLGEKPSNKIIKLIQTGLLCVQQNATKRPTMSTVIVWLGSESTITIHSTKTPASTSSHSQSEDGTMSMSNVFTDLSCR, from the exons ATGATCATCCtcgcttcttctcttctctttgtcCTCGAAGTTGTTAATGGCGCCAAGTGTTTCGGAAGCTTAGCCGGCAACAGCAGCTACGCTCAGAATCGCCGTGATCTCTTCTCTACTCTTGCTAATAAAGTCGTCACTAACGGCGGATTCTACAACGCTTCACTCGGCCAATATCCCAACACAGTTTACGCTCTTGGCTTCTGCGAAAAATACTACGAGCAAAAAGCTTGTCTCCGTTGTCTCGAAAGCTTGGCTCTGGATACAGAAACGAGTTGTGGAAACATCACGAAATCCTTCGTTTGGAGCAGTGACGATGAAGACCGTTTTTGGTGTCTTGTACGTTCCTCAAACCAACCTTTTGGGAATTTGGAGCTTATACCTCCTTTAATAGAGGCAGATCCAGATCATATTGAGCCATCTAAAGACATGACACTTTTCATGCAACAGTGGGAATCAGCGGTTAATAAGACCCTCGAGACTGCCACACAAGCTAATACTTCCTCGGTACATAAGTACTATAGTGCCATACACGCCCATTTCACAGAGTTTCCGAATGTTAACATGGCGATGCAATGCACACCCGACATAACTTCCCAAGATTGCAAGCAATGTTTGGGGGATTGTGTGGAGTACTTTAGAGAACAGTTTAGGGGAAGAGCAGGGGGCATGGCTAGTTTTCCGAGCTGTTTATTCAGATGGGATAACGTTACAAGTATGCCTGCACTTCCTCGACCTCCGGCTCAAGAAAAGCGGCCGAGCTCTATACCAGAAAAGAAAG GAAGGTGCACGCATAGGGAAATTATCACGACAATTGTGGTTGCGACTTTCATTAATCTTTTGGTATTTGTTGGTTTCTACAAAGTCAATGCTCGGAGGAGAAAATTAAACAACGGAATAAATC AATACTCTGATTCAGATGGTCAATTTATGTTACCGTATGATCTTGGTACGATCCTATCGGCAACGGCTGACTTTTCGCCTGAAAATAAGCTTGGCCAAGGTGGATTTGGTACGGTCTATAAG GGGATATTACTAAATGGGAAAGAGATAGCTGTGAAGAGATTAACCAGAGGTTCAGAAGGAGGTATAGAATTTAGGAATGAGGTTTCAATCTTGACAAGAGTCCAGCATACGAATCTTGTTAAGCTTCTTGGTTTCTGTAATGAAGGAGATGAAAAGATTCTTGTCTATGAGTTTGTCCCCAACTCAAGTCTTGACCGTTTTATCTTCG ATGAAGAGAAGCGCTCGCTTCTTACATGGGAAGTGAggttaaaaattatagaagGAGTGGCTCGAGGTCTTGTTTATCTCCATGAAGATTCTCAGCTGAAGATTATTCACCGAGACTTGAAGGCAGGCAACATCCTTTTAGATGCAGAGATGAACCCTAAAGTTGCAGATTTTGGGACAGCGAGGCTGTTTGACACTGATGAGACTCGAGATGAAACTAAACGAATAGCTGGAACACG TGGATATATGGCTCCTGAATACCTGAATTATGGACAAATCTCAGCTAAATCTGATGTATATAGCTTTGGTGTTGTGCTTTTAGAGATGATAAGTGGTCAAAGAAATAATAGCTTTGAAGGAGAAGGAATTGCAGCCTTT GCACGGAAGAGATGGGCTGAAGGAAGGCCTGAGGTTATAATTGATCCTTTATTGGGAGAGAAGCCGAGTAACAAGATCATTAAGTTGATTCAGACAGGTCTGTTGTGTGTTCAACAGAATGCAACAAAGAGACCAACCATGAGCACTGTAATAGTTTGGCTTGGTAGTGAGTCGACCATCACCATTCATTCAACTAAGACTCCTGCTTCCACAAGCAGTCATTCCCAATCTGAAGATGGTACAATGTCAATGAGCAATGTCTTCACAGACTTGAGTTGTCGTTAA
- the LOC106381442 gene encoding uncharacterized protein LOC106381442 produces MDSISPSSGMNLSFGPFTENQVYFVATRLPFSFLGEMSKLCVEAYEVSLRNGTIRLCSSTSSLLQDGCALKVLSEGLPYYPRDFVTSLVTISGLEASCVLASLHGILTLTNIDVDNRRLLYVLCGICVKIASIYHAFTLCFAFVSTFLLAILAVFSVVWNLYSIFGE; encoded by the exons ATGGACTCCATTTCTCCTTCATCTGGGATGAATCTG AGTTTCGGTCCTTTTACAGAGAATCAAGTCTACTTTGTTGCTACTAGActtcctttctcatttctcggTGAAATGAGCAAGCTATGTGTCGAAGCATATGAAGTCTCCCTGCGTAACGGTACAATTCGGTTATGCTCCTCTACCTCCTCCTTACTACAGGATGGATGTGCTCTCAAGGTCTTGTCGGAAGGCCTCCCATATTATCCACGTGACTTCGTGACATCGTTGGTTACAATTTCGGGTTTAGAAGCATCATGTGTGCTTGCTAGTTTACATGGCATCCTTACGCTCACCAACATTGACGTCGATAATCGAAGACTTCTTTACGTTCTGTGTGGTATTTGCGTCAAGATTGCTTCTATCTATCATGCTTTTACATTATGTTTTGCGTTTGTTTcaacatttcttttggccatCTTGGCTGTATTTTCAGTTGTATGGAACCTCTACTCCATTTTTGGAGAGTAA